A single window of Polaribacter sp. SA4-10 DNA harbors:
- a CDS encoding histidine phosphatase family protein, protein MKTLYIVRHAKSSWDYSGIEDIDRPLKKRGIKDAHLMSKFLSKEIDRPDVFVSSSANRALHTAVIFCENFEYPLSNLKIKRQLYSFSDGYLVKTVNALDDGFNSAIIFSHDHGINTFVNKFGSKPISHVSTCGVIGIQFEEKHWKNIKKGKTFMVEYPKNHK, encoded by the coding sequence ATGAAAACTTTATATATTGTTAGACATGCAAAATCTTCTTGGGATTACTCTGGAATAGAAGATATTGACAGACCTCTAAAAAAAAGAGGAATAAAAGACGCTCATTTAATGTCTAAATTCTTGTCAAAAGAAATAGACAGACCAGACGTTTTTGTTTCAAGTAGTGCAAACAGAGCATTACATACTGCAGTAATTTTTTGTGAAAATTTCGAATACCCTCTTTCTAACCTTAAGATTAAAAGACAATTATATAGCTTTAGTGACGGCTATTTAGTGAAGACTGTTAATGCTTTAGATGATGGTTTTAATTCTGCAATTATCTTTAGTCATGATCATGGTATAAATACATTTGTAAATAAATTTGGAAGTAAACCTATTTCTCATGTATCCACTTGTGGTGTTATTGGCATTCAGTTTGAAGAAAAACATTGGAAGAACATTAAGAAAGGGAAAACTTTTATGGTAGAATATCCTAAAAATCATAAATAA
- the pdxH gene encoding pyridoxamine 5'-phosphate oxidase: MPKDLSNYRKSYEKKALLESGCPENPIELFRDWFLNADDSEMVDESNAMTISSIGLDGFPKSRVVLLKKYTWEGFIFYTNYNSEKGKSIAANNNICLSFFWAGLEQQVIIKGKAEKLSENLSDGYFDSRPDGSKLGAWASDQSKVVQSREELDSSLKTFEQKFEGSEIKRPKHWGGYLVKPISIEFWQGRPNRMHDRIRYTLDEDFSWKIERLAP, translated from the coding sequence ATGCCAAAAGACTTAAGTAATTATCGTAAATCTTACGAAAAAAAAGCACTGTTAGAAAGTGGTTGCCCAGAAAATCCGATTGAATTATTCCGAGATTGGTTTTTAAATGCTGATGATTCTGAAATGGTAGACGAAAGTAATGCCATGACTATTTCATCTATTGGTTTAGATGGGTTTCCTAAAAGTAGAGTTGTATTACTTAAAAAATATACTTGGGAAGGATTTATTTTTTACACGAATTATAATTCAGAAAAAGGAAAATCAATTGCCGCAAATAATAACATTTGTTTATCCTTCTTTTGGGCAGGTTTAGAGCAACAGGTTATTATAAAAGGAAAAGCCGAAAAGCTTTCAGAAAATTTATCTGATGGCTATTTTGATTCTAGACCAGATGGAAGTAAATTAGGTGCTTGGGCCTCTGACCAAAGTAAAGTTGTGCAATCTAGAGAAGAACTAGACTCCAGTTTAAAAACTTTTGAACAGAAGTTTGAAGGAAGTGAAATTAAGAGACCAAAACATTGGGGAGGCTATTTGGTAAAACCTATTTCTATAGAGTTTTGGCAAGGGAGACCTAACAGAATGCATGATAGAATTAGATATACATTAGATGAAGATTTTTCTTGGAAAATAGAAAGGTTAGCACCATAA
- a CDS encoding sodium:solute symporter has translation MQPVHIFILIIAYFLVLITISYFTGKDDSNAVFFKAKRSSPWYIVAFGMIGASLSGVTFISVPGMISGQQFAYMQGVFGFFFGYLIIAFVLLPLYYKLNITSIYQYLEQRFGKISYKTGAFFFLLSRVTGAAFRLFLVAIAMQYIVFEQIGVPFEVTVILSILLIWIYTYRGGIKTIVWTDTLQTLAMLVAVGLSIYLINKKLDWSFIDFLNSNDFTTKGRIFFFDDPNATTYFWKYFIGGIFIAIAMTGLDQDMMQKNLTCKNNKEAQKNMITMATLLVVVNFFFLSLGALLFIYSEKIGLNIPIVEGKIRTDLLFPEIAMNQNLGTGLAITFIIGLIAAAYSSADSALTSLTTSFSVDFLGIEKKQEELQKPLRKKVHIGVSVLLILVVILFNNLEGNVVGNLFKFATFTYGPLLGLFAFGILTKHKIKDKYTWVIALLSISLSFAITSLPESIIGAYKFHWEILPLNGLITFVGLYLIKRK, from the coding sequence ATGCAGCCAGTTCATATTTTTATATTAATAATTGCCTATTTCTTGGTATTAATTACAATATCCTACTTTACAGGAAAAGACGATTCTAATGCCGTTTTTTTTAAAGCAAAAAGAAGTTCCCCGTGGTACATAGTTGCTTTTGGTATGATTGGCGCTTCACTTTCTGGAGTTACCTTTATTTCTGTTCCAGGGATGATTAGCGGACAACAGTTTGCATATATGCAAGGTGTTTTTGGGTTCTTTTTTGGTTATTTAATTATAGCTTTTGTTTTGCTCCCCCTTTATTATAAGCTGAATATTACATCAATTTATCAATACTTAGAACAACGTTTTGGAAAAATAAGTTACAAAACTGGTGCATTTTTCTTTTTACTTTCTAGAGTTACAGGAGCTGCTTTTAGATTGTTTTTAGTTGCTATAGCAATGCAATACATCGTTTTTGAACAAATTGGTGTTCCGTTTGAAGTCACCGTAATTCTCTCTATTCTCCTTATTTGGATTTACACATATAGAGGCGGAATAAAAACTATCGTTTGGACTGATACACTGCAAACACTAGCAATGTTGGTTGCTGTAGGATTATCTATTTATTTGATTAATAAAAAATTGGACTGGAGTTTTATAGATTTTTTAAATTCTAATGATTTCACAACTAAAGGTCGAATATTCTTTTTTGATGACCCAAATGCAACTACCTATTTTTGGAAATATTTTATTGGTGGAATCTTTATTGCGATAGCTATGACTGGTTTAGACCAAGATATGATGCAAAAAAACCTAACTTGTAAAAACAACAAAGAAGCTCAGAAAAACATGATTACAATGGCTACATTACTGGTTGTTGTTAATTTTTTCTTTTTATCATTAGGCGCATTATTATTTATATATTCAGAAAAAATAGGATTAAATATTCCTATTGTTGAAGGTAAAATAAGAACAGATTTATTGTTCCCAGAAATTGCTATGAATCAAAATTTAGGAACTGGTTTAGCAATAACATTTATTATTGGATTAATCGCAGCTGCATATTCAAGTGCAGATTCTGCTTTAACTTCTTTAACAACTTCTTTTTCTGTTGATTTTTTAGGAATAGAAAAAAAACAAGAAGAACTACAAAAACCGTTACGTAAAAAAGTACATATTGGCGTTTCAGTTCTATTAATATTAGTTGTTATTTTATTTAATAATCTAGAAGGAAATGTTGTTGGAAATTTATTCAAGTTCGCCACATTTACATATGGACCTTTATTAGGTTTATTTGCTTTTGGAATTTTAACAAAACACAAAATTAAAGATAAATATACTTGGGTTATTGCATTACTTTCAATTTCATTAAGTTTTGCTATTACATCATTACCAGAAAGCATAATTGGAGCCTATAAATTTCATTGGGAAATTTTACCTTTAAATGGTTTAATTACTTTTGTTGGATTATATTTGATAAAAAGAAAATAG
- the recR gene encoding recombination mediator RecR has product MDFSSKLLENAVNEVSRLPGIGKRTALRLVLHLLKQPTENTKYLSEALLHLRNDVKNCEKCHNISDTDLCDICNNSKRNPEIVCVVEDIRDVMAIESTSQFNGLYHVLGGKISPIEGIGPQNLQIDSLVRKISEGEIKELIFALSSTMEGDTTNFYIFKQIEEFEITTSTIARGISVGDELEYADEVTLGRSIVNRIPFEQSIRN; this is encoded by the coding sequence ATGGATTTTTCATCAAAGTTATTAGAAAATGCAGTTAATGAAGTGTCTCGCTTACCAGGAATTGGTAAACGAACTGCTTTGCGTTTGGTTTTACATTTATTAAAACAACCTACAGAGAATACAAAGTACTTATCTGAAGCATTATTGCATTTAAGAAATGATGTAAAAAATTGTGAAAAATGTCACAATATTTCTGATACAGATTTATGTGATATTTGTAATAATTCTAAAAGAAACCCAGAAATTGTTTGCGTTGTAGAGGATATTAGGGATGTAATGGCAATTGAAAGTACGTCTCAATTTAACGGATTGTATCATGTTTTGGGAGGAAAAATTTCTCCTATTGAAGGAATTGGACCACAGAATTTACAAATAGATTCTTTAGTTAGAAAAATCTCTGAAGGAGAAATTAAAGAACTTATTTTTGCTTTAAGCTCAACGATGGAAGGTGATACAACTAATTTCTACATTTTTAAACAGATAGAGGAATTTGAAATTACAACGTCTACCATTGCACGTGGAATTTCTGTTGGTGATGAATTAGAGTATGCAGATGAAGTTACGCTTGGAAGATCTATTGTGAATAGAATTCCTTTTGAGCAGTCTATTAGAAATTAA